Below is a window of Gossypium hirsutum isolate 1008001.06 chromosome A12, Gossypium_hirsutum_v2.1, whole genome shotgun sequence DNA.
GGGTAGGAAAGCTGATGGATGTCTTATATTGCAATACGTCAGTGGcaaatatatataggtatatgcCTTGTTTTTAATGGGTAACATGTACCAGTAAGCCTTAGCTTACTGGCTGGAAGAAAATATTAGCTGTCGTATGAGAAACTGTTTAAGAATGGATAGATTATGTCATGCTGCATGAGTTCATATCACTTGATGCTTTGGGTGGTGGGACTGTGAGATATCTGAAATAGACTGATTACACGTGTGTGTATTGGctaataatttatgttattttggcCAGGTCCGTCTTTTGGGCTCTGTTTGGGGCAATATACTTGTGTTTTGGTATGCCGGAAGTGTATCGTGTTCTTTTTGAAGTATTTGGAATGGAACCAGAAGCTGAGGACTGCCAGCCACGATTAAGGAGACAACTTGAAGATGTAGATTATGTTTCTGTTGAATTTGAAGGGAATAAGCTCAGTTGGCAGGATGTTGCTACTTATAAGGtaagctttgattttttttaccctTCATTTGTagatagtttattagttaaaatggaaattattaaaGGGAAGGTGATTGAGGAAAGAGATTATGTGTTGTGGCAATGTTTCTGTGTACGGGAGCCTGGTTAAGCATTTTGTTCAAATTGATATTAAGAGGAAACTTAACCTAATTCATTTTTCTTACAGCCACCACAGGATGCACTTTTTGCACATCCAAGGCTATTCAGGGCTTGTGTTCCACCAGGTATGCATCGGTTTCGGGGAAATATCTGGGATTATGACAGCAAACCACAAGTTATGCAGATACTGGGATATCCCTTGGCAGTAAATGATAGAATACCCGAAATTACTGAAGCCAGGAACATTGAACTCGGGCTTGGGCTACAGGTTATTTGACTGTTTATTCTCGTTCTCTAGATGCAAGGCATTATTTACTCATCTTTCTCCTGCTTGATTCCTTGTGCTGTTTCGTTTGTGGTACTACAGCTTTGTTTTATgcatccatcaaaatacaagtttgAACATCCTCGGTTTTGCTTTGAGCGGTTGGAGTATGTCGGCCAGAAGATCCAGGTAATAGTTTTTTGCGAAGTTAGACACATGCTTTGGCCTCTCTCATGCTTGATACAACACTGGAAGAAAAAGAATGATCTTTTTGGGTTAAATGATCTTTTTGGGTTAACTCAATCTGAAATGGATTTCTGTTTTCGAAGTCTTTAGGATCTGGTTATGGCGGAGAGGTTGCTGATGAAGCATCTAGACGCCCCTGGAAGATGGCTACAAGAGAAGCATCGCCGTGTTCTTATGAACAAGTTCTGCGGGAGGTATTTGCGGGAAAAGTATATGCATCGTTTTATCATCTACTCAGAGCAAGTTCAAGATGCGTATGAGAACAATCGAAGACTCCGGAACCCTGCCACAACTGCTGTTCAGCAGGCCCTCCATGGCCTTTCATACACTGTATATGGTAAGCCAGATGTGAGACGCCTTATGTTCGAGGTTTTTGACTTTGAGCAAATTCAACCTAAATCTGTGTAAATATCTGGACACTGATTCGTGAAAGCTTATTGTTTGAATTGAAGTACGGGAAAATTGGATGGTTGAATTTGGTTTTAAAGATGGAACTAATGAGGTTTGGTCGATTATTTGATATTGGGTTGGTTTCGATGAACgaggttttggttttttttttttagtaccaagttttatctatttaaatattaataaattaaggtTCCTTTTAAAATCATATATTCAACACAAATAATGTAACC
It encodes the following:
- the LOC107925611 gene encoding ribonuclease III domain-containing protein RNC1, chloroplastic isoform X3; this translates as MAERLLMKHLDAPGRWLQEKHRRVLMNKFCGRYLREKYMHRFIIYSEQVQDAYENNRRLRNPATTAVQQALHGLSYTVYGKPDVRRLMFEVFDFEQIQPKSV
- the LOC107925611 gene encoding ribonuclease III domain-containing protein RNC1, chloroplastic isoform X1; this translates as MLQSFNSTNSSMELSSSLTPFSKKLSDISFSSSLSPFPLQLYPQTSKPKNLRVLAVAVGPSQELPRNSPQRLLKELAHRKKATAPRKKVPPKRFILKPPLDDKKLTERFLNSPQLSLKQFPLLSSCLPSSKLNTADNTWIDEYLLEAKQALGYPLEKSDELGDDNPAKQFDTLLYLAFQHPSCDRTNARHVRSAHSRLWFLGQYVLELALAEFFLQRYPRESPGPMRERVFGLIGKRNLPNWIKAASLQNLIFPYDDMDKLIRKDREPPVKSVFWALFGAIYLCFGMPEVYRVLFEVFGMEPEAEDCQPRLRRQLEDVDYVSVEFEGNKLSWQDVATYKPPQDALFAHPRLFRACVPPGMHRFRGNIWDYDSKPQVMQILGYPLAVNDRIPEITEARNIELGLGLQLCFMHPSKYKFEHPRFCFERLEYVGQKIQDLVMAERLLMKHLDAPGRWLQEKHRRVLMNKFCGRYLREKYMHRFIIYSEQVQDAYENNRRLRNPATTAVQQALHGLSYTVYGKPDVRRLMFEVFDFEQIQPKSV